CTCCCCGAGAGCGCTGTTCAAACGTGCGTATTTTGGACACTCAGGAGGCGGCAGGGGGCTCGTCTGCGTCCTGCACCAGGGCGCGCACGGCCGCGGCGATGCCGGCCTTGTCCAGGCCCAGGTGTTGCCGCAGGGCCTTCTGAGGGCCATGCTCGACAAAGCGATCCGGCAGGCCCAGGCGCTTGATGCGGGGTGAGCCGGCCCGGCAGAGCACGCCGCGATCCGCCAGACATTCCAGCACGGCCGAGGAGAAGCCGCCCAGGCGGGTGCCCTCCTCCACGATGAGCAGCCGGGGCCAGCGCGCGGCGGCCTCCACCAGCATGGCTTCGGGCAGGGGCTTGACGAAGCGCGGGTTCAGCACCGCGCAGCCAATGCCTTCCTGCGCCAGCAGCTGGGCTGCTTCCAGGGCAGGATACACACGGCTGCCCAGGGCGATGATGCAGCAGTCGGCGCAATCATCCCCGTCGCGCAGGAACTCGCCCTGCCCCAGGGGGATGGGGGGAATGGGCCGGGAATCGTCAAACACGGGCGCGCCGGGGCCCACGCCGCGAGGATAACGGATGGCGGCCGGACCGCTCAGCTCCAGGGCCGTGGCCAGCATGCGCTGCAGCTCGGGCTCATCCTTGGGGGCCATGAGCACCAGATTGGGGATGTGGCGCAGATAGGCCAGATCAAACGCGCCGTGGTGCGTGGGGCCGTCCTCGCCCACCAGCCCGCCACGATCCAGGCAGAACAGCACCGGCAGATTCTGCAGGCAGACGTCGTGCACCACCTGATCGTAGGACCGCTGGAGGAAGGTGGAATAGATGGCCACCACCGGCCGGTATCCCTGGGTGGCCAGGCCCGCGGCAAAAGTGACGGCGTGCTGCTCGCAAATCCCCACATCCACGAAGCGATCCGGATATTGTTTGGCGAAGCAGGCCAGCCCCGTGCCTTCGGGCATGGCCGCGGTGATGGCCACGATGCTCGAATTGCGCCGGGCCAGCCGACACAGGGTGTCGCCGAAGACCTCGGTGTACGTGGGCAGCAGGCAGCCGCCATGCTTGAGGGCCTCGCCGGTTTCCGGCTCAAAGCAGCCCACGCCGTGAAAATACGTGGGGTTCTGCTCCGCCGGCACGTAGCCCTTGCCCTTTTTGGTGAGCACATGGACCAGGATGGGGCCTTCCAGCTCCTTGACCTGCTCCAGCACATCCACCATGGCCGCAAGATCGTGCCCATCAATGGGGCCGAGATACTCGAAATGCAGGGCCTCGAAGAGCATGCCCGGGGTGACGAAGCTGCGGAAGGACGACTCGCTGCGGCGCAGGTATTCCACGATGTCCTGGCTGAAATCAGGCATCATCTGCCGCAGGATCTGCTCCGTGGACTTTTTGAACTGCTGCATGAAGCGCGAGCTCATCTTGCGGGACAAAAAGGCCGAGAGCGCGCCCACATTGGGGGAGATGCTCATCTCGTTGTCATTGAGGATGACGATGAGATCACGATCCATGTGGCCGGCCTGGTTCAGGCCCTCGAAAGCCAGCCCGGCAGTCATGGAACCGTCCCCGATGACGGCCACCACCTTGTTGTTCCGGCCGGCCAAGTCCCTGGCCATGGCCATGCCCAATCCGGCAGAAATGGAGGTGGAGGAATGGCCTACGGCAAAATGATCGTAGGGACTTTCGCAAGGTTTTGGAAAGCCAGAAAGCCCGCCCATGGTGCGCAAGGTTTTGAATTCCTTGAGCCGGCCCGTGAGCAGCTTGTAGGCATAGGCCTGATGCCCCACGTCCCAGATGAGCTTGTCCTTGGAAAAATCAAAGACCTTGCACAGGGCGATACTCAATTCCACCACGCCCAGGGAGGGGGCCAGGTGGCCGCCATTCCTGGAGACCGTGTCGATGATCACCTGCCGGAGTTCGGCGGCAAGGGCGGTCAGGGCGGAGAGGTCGAGGGGGGCGAGGTCGGCGGGCTTGGTGATGGCGGGCAACAATGGTTTCATGCGCGGGTTGGCCCCTGGTCGGATCATAGTCAACTGACAAAAAACAGCGGCGCGGCAGGCTCCTGCCTACGCGCTTTCCGCCGCGACGTAAAACAAAAAATCAATGGGCCTCAGCAGGCCCGGTCCACCACATAGCGGCACAGGGCGGTCAGGAAGGCGGCATCCCGACCCTGCCAGGAGTGCAGCTGCGCGGCGGCTTCGTCCGCGGCCTGACAGGCCAGTTCGCGGCTTTTTTCCAGCCCCACCAGGGAGACGTAGGTGGTCTTGCCCCGTTCGCGGTCGCTGCCGGCGGCCTTGCCCATCACGGCGGTGTCTCCCACTTCGTCCAGGATGTCGTCGGCAATCTGAAACGCCACGCCCAGGGCCGCGCCATAGCCGGCCAGGCGGGCCTGGTCCGCCTCGTCCGCCCCGGCCAGCAGGGCGCCGCACAGGCAGGAAGCCTGGATGAGCGCGCCCGTCTTGCGGGCGTGCATGTCCCGCAGCATGGGCAGGGTGATGTCCGTGCGCTTTTCGTAGCCCATGTCCAGGGCCTGACCGCCCACCATGCCCGCAGCCCCGGCGGCGGCAGCCATGGCGGCCACGGCCTGGAGCACGCGCCCGGGCGCCACTCCCTGCACACCGGCCATGCGCCGGAAGGCCTCGGTCAGCAGGCCGTCGCCCGCCAGGATGGCCATGGCCTCGCCGAAGACCTTGTGATTGGTCGGCTTGCCGCGGCGCAGGTCGTCGTTGTCCATGGCCGGGAGATCGTCATGGATGAGGGAATAGGTGTGGATGCATTCGATGCCGCAGGCAAAGGGCATGACGACGGCAGCATCCAGCCCGAACAGGGACGCCGCCGTGAGACACAGCACCGGCCGCAGCCGCTTGCCGCCGGCATGCAGGCTGTATTCCATTGCCTGCAGCAGGGGGGCGGGGATGTCCGCATCGTGCAGGCAGGTGCGCAGGGCAGTCTCCACCAGGGCGGCGCGCTCGGCCAGCAACTGCTTCATGGCCTCGGCCGACATGGGATCACACGTGGTCGCTTCGCTCATTGCGCCGCCTCCGGCTGGCCCTCGCGGGTCAGCAATTCCACCTCGTGCCGGGCCTGCTCCAGACGCTGGCGGCAGTCCCGGGCCAGGGTCAGGCCTTCCTTGTACAGGGCCACGGCCTCTTCCAGGGGGACATCCGGCTTTTCCAGGGCAGCCACCACCTCTTTAAGGCGGGTGGCCCGGGCTTCAAATGTGTCGCGAGGGGTTGCCTGGGTCATGACGACGCTCCTTGTGCCGATTCCGCCGATTTCACGGGATCCACCGTTTCCACAATCGCCTGCACCGTGCCGTCGGCCACCAGCACGGTGAGGGCATCGCCGGGCTGCACGTCCCCGATGCTGCGCAGGAAGCGGCCCGTGCGCCCCACCGTGGCCAGGCTGTAGCCGCGGGCCAGGGGGGCATGGGGATCCAGATGTCCCAGGGCCTGTTCCAGCCGGACCAGAGTCTGTTCCTGCCGGGTGAAGACGCCCTCCCCGGCCCGGCCCAGGCGCTCGGCTCCGGTGTTCACGGCAAGTCCAGCCGCCTCCAGCCGACGCAGCACGGCCGGTTCCAGGCGGGCGGCCAGGGCCTCCAGATCCTGTTCCCGGCTCCGCAGCCGCTGCACGGGCGACAGCAAAGACAACTGCTTTTCCAGCGCGCCGAACTCCCGCGCCGCATGGTCCAGCATTCTGGCCATGGCCCGCTGCAGGGCGACGTCCAGCAGATCCACCCCCTGCGCGAGGTCCCGGCGCTCCGGCCAGAGCAGCTGGGCTGCATGGCTGGGCGTGGCGGCGCGCACATCGGCAATCATATCCGCCAGGGTGGTATCCACCTCATGCCCGATGCCAGCCAGCACCGGCACCGCGCTCTGGAACACGGCCTCGGCCACGGCCTCCGTATTGAAGGCCCACAAATCTTCCAGGGATCCGCCGCCACGAATGAGCACGACCACCTGCGCCCAGCCGTCGGCATTGGCGTCTTTGATGGCCTGGGCAATCTGTCCGGCGGCCTGGTCCCCCTGCACCAGCACGGGATGCACGCGAAGATGCGCGCCCGTGCCGCGCGTCTGGGCCAGACGCAAAAAATCCTGCAGGGCCGCGCCCGAGGGCGAGGTGATCACCGCCACCCGGGCTGGATCCGTAGGCAGGGTGCGCTTGCGCTCCTGGGCGAACCAGCCCAGCCCGGCAAAGCGGCGCTTGAGGGCCTCGAATTCCAGATGCAGCCGGCCCAGGCCCACATCCTCCACAAATTCCGCCACCAGCTGATACTGCCCGCGGGGACCGTAAATGGTCAGCCCGCCGCCGCAGATCACCTCCATGCCGGCTTCCAGGATACGGGCAAGATCCTGCCCCGAGGCTTCCTTCCACTCGCCGGTCAGGGGGTCCACCCCACCCTCGTTGCGGCGCTGGGCGTGCTTGAACCAGACCACGCTGAGGGCCGCTTCCTCGTCCTTGAGGGAGAAATACACATGCCCCGAGGACGGCCGGGACAGGTTCGTCACCTGCCCGCGCACCCAGCAGAACGGAAACTCCCGCTCCAACAGGACGGTCAGCGAGGTGGTCAGCTCCCGGACGGAAAAGACTTTCATGGAAGGAGCACCTGCCCGGGACGGGAGACGCGCGAGGGGGAAGCGCCGTTTTCAAAAAGGCTTCCCCCCCTCGCAACGCCTTGGTTCAACATGCGGACGCAGGCCCTGGCACGCCCTGGCACACCCAGGCGTCCAGCACGCCCTGCCGCCAGACGGAGAAGGCATGCAGGAAGTTGTCCACGGGCAACTCGCCCTTTTCGCCGGTGCGGCGGTTCTTGACTTCCACCACGCCGCGGGCCAGGGCCTTGCCGCCCACCACAATCTGCAGGGGAGTGCCGATCAGGTCCGCATCCTTGAACTTCACGCCGGGGCGCTCGGCCCGGTCGTCCAGCAAGGCATCGATGCGATTGTTGCACAGCATAGTGTACAGCTCCTGCGCCTTGGCGGCCACGGTCTCGTCGTTGCCGGCCAGGGAGAGCACGGCGACTTCAAAGGGCGAGACCGGCGGCGGGAAGACGATGCCGTCGGCGTCGTGATTCTGCTCGATGCAGGCGGCCAGGATGCGCGACACGCCGATGCCGTAGCAGCCCATGATCATGTGCCGCTCCTTGCCCTGCTCGTCCAGGAATTTGGCGTCCATGGCCTGGGAATACTTGAGGCCGAGCTTGAAGACGTGGCCCACCTCAATGCCCTTGGCCAGGCGCACCGCACCGCCGCAGGCTGGGCAGGGGTCCTCGGCGGTGATCATGCGCAAATCCGCATACGCCACCGTGGCCGAATCCAGATCCCGGGCCAGATCCACATGGAGCAGGTGGGCGTCGGCCTGGTTGGCCCCCACGATGCAGCCCGTGGCGCCCTGCAGTTCCTGATCGATGACGATTCTGGCCACCTTGAGCCCCACGGGGCCGGCAAAGCCCACGGGCGCGCCGGTGACCGTGGCCACCACCTCGGGCAGGGCCAGGGACAGGGCCGTGGCGTCCAGATGATTCTTGAGCTTGATTTCATTGAGTTCCCGATCACCACGGACCAGGGCGGCGACGATCTCGCCATCGGCATCAAACAGCAGCGTCTTGACGATGGCCGTGGGCGACACCTTCAGGAACGCGGCCACTTCCTCCACGGTGTGCGCGCCGGGGGTGGCGACGACTTCCGCAGGGGCAGCGTCCTTGTCTCCGGCAGCAGCAGCGGCGGGCTTCACCTGGGCTTTTTCCAGGTTGGCGGCCCACTCGCAGGCGTCGCAGAAGGCAATGGTGTCTTCCCCTGTGTCGGCCAGCACCATGAATTCATGAGAGAAGTTGCCGCCGATGGAGCCGGTGTCCGCCTCCACGGCCCGGAACTTCAGGCCCAGGCGGGAGAAGATGCGGGTATAGGCCCCGTGCATGGCCCAGTAGCTCTTGTCTGCGCCTTCTTCATTCGTGTCGAAGGAATAGGCATCCTTCATGATGAATTCCCGGCCGCGCATGAGGCCAAAGCGGGGGCGAATCTCGTCGCGGAATTTGGTCTGAATCTGGAACAGATTCAGCGGCAGTTGGCGATAGCTTTTGACCTCGCCGCGCACCAGATCGGTCACCACTTCCTCGTGGGTGGGTCCCAGGCAGTAATCCCGGTCGTGGCGGTCCTTGAAGCGCAGCAGCTCCTTGCCGTAAAACTCCCAGCGGCCGGTTTCCTTCCAGAGGTCCCCGGGCTGAACCATGGGCATGAGGATTTCCTGCGCGCCGGCACGGGTCATCTCCTCGCGGACAACGGCGCTGATCTTGTTCAGGGCGCGCCAGGCCATGGGCAGGTAGACGTAAATCCCCGAGGTGAGCTTACGGATGAAGCCCGCCCGGACCAGCAGCTTGTGGCTGACGACTTCGGCGTCGCCGGGGGCTTCCTTGAGGGTGGGGACATACAGGGCGGTCATTTTCATGATGCACTTCCAAGACGCTGGTTAAAGGGTGCGCTGCCGTTCTTCGAGCAGGGCGTCCAGTTCTTCCAGAAACGCAGGCAGGAGGTTGTCGCCACCGCGCACGGCGCGCACCACCTTGCCTTTGCGGAAGATCACGCCCTTGTCCCGCCCGCCGGCCAGACCGATATCCGCCTCCCGGGCCTCGCCGGGACCATTCACCACGCAGCCCATCACGGCCACGGTGATGGGGGCTTCCACCTCGCGCAGGCGGGCCTCCACGGCCTCGGCCAGGGCGATGAGTTCGATTTCCGTGCGCCCGCAGGTGGGGCAGCTGACCAGTTCCGGCCCGCGCGCACCCAGGCCCAGGGCCCGCAGGATCTCCCAGGCCACCCCGGGCTCGGCCACGGGATCGTGCGTCAGGGAAACGCGCAGGGTATCCCCGATGCCGTGCCACAGCAAAACCCCCAGGCCCACGGAGGACTTGACCGAGCCGCGCACCAGGGTGCCGGCCTCGGTGACGCCGATGTGCAACGGATAGTCGCACTGTCCGGCCAGGAGCATGTAGGCCTCGATGGTATGCTGCACGCTGGAGGACTTGAGGGAAATTTTCGTCTCGTAAAATCCGCGCTCCTCCAGCATCCGCACGTGGCCCAGGGCGCTTTCCACCATGGCCGCGGGCGATGGGCCGCCGTGCCTGGCCAGGAGTTCCTTTTCCACGGAGCCGGAATTCACGCCCACCCGAATCACCGCGCCGTGGGCCTTGGCGGCGTCCACCACGCGATCCACCTTGTCCCGGCCGCCGATGTTTCCGGGATTGATGCGCAGCCCTTCCAGCCCGCTTTCCAGGGCCCTGATGGCCAGGCGATGGTCAAAATGAATGTCCGCAATGAGCGGCACCGGGCTTTGCGACCGGATGTCCGCCAGGGCCGCAGCGGCGGCTTCGTCCAGCACGGCCAGGCGCACCAGACTGCAGCCGGCAGCGGCCAGGGCCTGGATCTGCGCCACCGTGGCCGCCACGTTGCGGGTGTCGGTATTGGTCATGGACTGGACAACCACCGGGGCAGTGCCGCCGATGCGCACGCCGCCCAGCTGCAGTTGCCGCGTGGGCCGGCGAGGGGGGCGGAAGGAGGAATTCACGGGCAGTTGCATGAAGAACGGGCCTGTTGCGGGAAGATGAGGTGCACGCGCCAATTCATACCCATACGTGAAAAGCCTCGACAAGGGAAGAAGCGAACCCTGCGCCTCGCGGGCCGCAAAGGCTAAAGTGCTGGCGCGGATTGTCGATAACATCACCAGAGGCGGCACGGATGCCGTCCCGGATCGCGTTTCTTCCGCGACATCATCGCGCCTCAACAAGGATGTGCCCCATGCGCGCGTATACGAATCTCCGCCTGCTGATGCTGATCCCGCTGCTCTGGCTGCTGCTGGGACTGGCCGCGGCCCTGGCCCAGCCCGGCATGTCCCGTGACCGGAACTGCCCGCCGGGGTCGGACCGGCCGGACTGCCGCTCCCCGCGTTTGGCCGAAGGCTCGGCCGACGAACACAACACGTTTCCCCTCACGTTTTCTGCCGACGGGAGCACCATGACGGGCGGCGCCTCCGGCAAGCCGGAGATGCAGGACCCGCGCACCTGGCAGCCGGATCCCGGCGCCGTGGTCACGCTGGGCTCATATCAGCCCACCATGGTCAACGGCGTGGAGGTGCCCATGCAGCCCGTGCAGGACGTCCACACCGGCATGTACCTGCCAGACGGCCAGGGCGGCTACCTGTGGGTGGGCGAGCCAAACGCCATCCCCACCCCCAACCCCAACAACGAGGCGGCCATTGAGATTCGGCTCAAGGTCAAGGAGCTGGCGGACCAACTCCTTGGCGGCGGCATGGCCTTTGGGCAGGTGGTGATGCCCTCCAGCTTCGTGCATCAGGATCGCTACGACGTCTCCTCCTCCTTCGGCCGATACGCGGCCGAGCAGTTGATCCATGAATTCACCCGCCGTGGCGTGCGGGTGCGGGAGTATCATCTGCAAAAGGGCATCGACATGCGTCCTGGTCAGGGGGATTTCGCCATGAACCGTCGCGGTCCGAACGCTTCCGTGGCCAACCGCCATGTGGCCGTGCTCACGGGCACGTACTATTGGGACAAGGAAAACGTCTTCGTCAACGCGCGGCTGGTGCGCGGCGGCGACGGCGAAGTGCTGGCCACGGGCAGTCTGGTGTTCGCCCAGACCCTGGTGAGCAAAAAAATGCTGGCCACCACCGGCATGATGCTGGGCGAGACTTACGTGGGCGTGCGGGATTTCGATCTCATGACCAAAGGCCCCGGCCTGACGGACATCGACAGAGGCTTTGACATCAAATGATCCGGTGCCGTCAACGCATGACAAAGGCGGGTGCGTCCATGCCGAAGAGAACTGCCCTGCTGCTGCTGTCGCTGCTGTGTCTGCTGGCCGGCAGCTTCCTTTCCTGCCGCACCCGGCCGCCCCGCGGCTGGCACGAGCAGGAGGTGGTCTCCATTCCGTACAACGAACACAGCCTGGTGAACTATCGTCTGGCCAAGCAATACATTGCCCAGGGCCGCTACGAACTGGCCCGCTACCGGCTGCAGCAGGCGCACAACGCCGCCCGCACCCGGCCGGAGCAGCAGATGATCCAGCGCGAACTTGAAAACTGCGATCGCCTGATCCAGGCGAATCGGTAAAAAAGGGGGACGGCATGAAGCCTCTCACCATCGTGGCCATGGCAGCGCTGGCGGCCCTGCTCTGCGCCGCCCCGGCCCGGGCCGGCACCCTCCCCGCCCTGGCCCAGGCCCTGGCGGACGACCTGCACTTTCAGGTGGGCGAACAGATCGGCCTTTCCGGCGAGGTGGGCCAGGGCTACCGGCTCATCGTCACCACGCCCGTCAACCTGAATTCCCTGGAGATCGCCTCGCCCCTGGCCCGGCAACTGGCCGAGGAGCTGGCCACCAACTTCAGCAAGGCCGGCTACGTCATCCAGGAAATCCGGCGCGGCAACACCATCCTCTTCCGACCGGACCAGGGCGAACTGCTGCTGACCCGGCGCGTGGGGCTGGTGAACGACCGCAACATCCGCGGCGCGCTCATCCTGGCCGGCACGTATGTGGCCACCTCGCGCCACGTGCGCTTCACCATCAAGCTCATGGACGCCGGCTCCAACGATGTGCTGGCCATGAGCTCGCTCTCCCTGCCCGTGGACCCCGAAGCCATGGAGCTGATGGACGACGGCAGCGGCTCGCCGGATCTGAGCGTCGCCCCGTCGGTGCGTACCACCTTCAATCCGGGGTCGTGGACGTTGCGCTGAGCCGGAAAGGGAGCTGACGTGGCGGTGGGGAATCCTGCAGCAAATGATGAGGGGGCGGGATTCCCCTACACCAGCCGCAACAACGGCCCATCTCCCGACGGGCTGACATCCCCGGCCTCGCCGATGATTGCAGCCAGCTCGCCACGGTCTTCCAGCATGCGCACGGCCTGTTTCACCAGCGGCCCCGGCACGCCCAGCACCAGACCACCGGAGGTCTGGGCATCGAACACCAGATCAGACCGCACCGGGTCCAGCCCTGCTGCCACGGCCACAGCCGAGGCGCAAAAGCGGCGGTTGGCATGGCTGCCCTCGGGCAACAGTCCCATGCCGGCCAGTTCCACGGCTTCTTCGATAAAGGGAATATCCTGAAGGGACAAGGTGATGGAGACGCCGGACGCCCGGGCCATCTCCAGCAGATGCCCGCCCAGGCCAAACCCCGTCACATCCGTGGCCGCCGCCAGCCCCAGGGCGCGGATGACCTCCCCGCCCGCGGCATTGAGCCGCCCCGCCCAGCGGTAGAGCAGATCTTCCAGACGGTCCTTGTCTTCCCAGTCCGCCTTCACGGCCGTGGCCAGCACGCCGGTGCCCAGAGGTTTGGTGAGCACCAGGACATCGCCGGGCTTCAGCCCTGCATTGCGGGCGATGCGCCCCGGCTCCACCACCCCGGACACGGCCAGGCCGAACTTGATTTCCCGATCCTCCACCGAATGCCCGCCAGCCAGCACGGCACCGGCTTCCAGCACCTTTTCCAGCCCGCCCTGCAGCATGGCCTGCAGCACGGCGAGATCCATTTCCTTGGCCGGAAAGCAGACGATGTTCATGGCCGACCACGGCTCCCCGCCCATGGCGTACACGTCGGACAGGGCATTGGCTGCGGCAATCTGCCCGAAGCGCCAGGGGTCGTCCACGATGGGCGTGAAAAAATCCACCGTCTGGACAAGGGCCTTGCCCGGCGGAAACGTCAGCACCACGGCATCCTCGTTGCCGGCGGTGCCGGCAAGCACGCGAGGATCGGCCGGCACATGCAGCCCGGCGAGCACCACCTCCAGGTCCCCCGGAGGAATCTTGGCGGCTCAACCGGCAGCGGATGCGGTCTGGGTCAGTCGTTTGGAAGCAGTCATCCGGAATCATAATCCTTTGGATTGAGGGGCAACGCAGCCGTCGCGGCTGCACCGGGTCACAAGAAATTCGTGGCAGGTCCGGGCCGCCGGAAAGAGCACCCGCTGGGCATGGGCAATGCACCAAAATTCGCGTTCCATACGCAGGGCCGG
This sequence is a window from Megalodesulfovibrio gigas DSM 1382 = ATCC 19364. Protein-coding genes within it:
- a CDS encoding polyprenyl synthetase family protein, which produces MSEATTCDPMSAEAMKQLLAERAALVETALRTCLHDADIPAPLLQAMEYSLHAGGKRLRPVLCLTAASLFGLDAAVVMPFACGIECIHTYSLIHDDLPAMDNDDLRRGKPTNHKVFGEAMAILAGDGLLTEAFRRMAGVQGVAPGRVLQAVAAMAAAAGAAGMVGGQALDMGYEKRTDITLPMLRDMHARKTGALIQASCLCGALLAGADEADQARLAGYGAALGVAFQIADDILDEVGDTAVMGKAAGSDRERGKTTYVSLVGLEKSRELACQAADEAAAQLHSWQGRDAAFLTALCRYVVDRAC
- a CDS encoding proline--tRNA ligase, whose product is MKMTALYVPTLKEAPGDAEVVSHKLLVRAGFIRKLTSGIYVYLPMAWRALNKISAVVREEMTRAGAQEILMPMVQPGDLWKETGRWEFYGKELLRFKDRHDRDYCLGPTHEEVVTDLVRGEVKSYRQLPLNLFQIQTKFRDEIRPRFGLMRGREFIMKDAYSFDTNEEGADKSYWAMHGAYTRIFSRLGLKFRAVEADTGSIGGNFSHEFMVLADTGEDTIAFCDACEWAANLEKAQVKPAAAAAGDKDAAPAEVVATPGAHTVEEVAAFLKVSPTAIVKTLLFDADGEIVAALVRGDRELNEIKLKNHLDATALSLALPEVVATVTGAPVGFAGPVGLKVARIVIDQELQGATGCIVGANQADAHLLHVDLARDLDSATVAYADLRMITAEDPCPACGGAVRLAKGIEVGHVFKLGLKYSQAMDAKFLDEQGKERHMIMGCYGIGVSRILAACIEQNHDADGIVFPPPVSPFEVAVLSLAGNDETVAAKAQELYTMLCNNRIDALLDDRAERPGVKFKDADLIGTPLQIVVGGKALARGVVEVKNRRTGEKGELPVDNFLHAFSVWRQGVLDAWVCQGVPGPASAC
- a CDS encoding FlgO family outer membrane protein produces the protein MKPLTIVAMAALAALLCAAPARAGTLPALAQALADDLHFQVGEQIGLSGEVGQGYRLIVTTPVNLNSLEIASPLARQLAEELATNFSKAGYVIQEIRRGNTILFRPDQGELLLTRRVGLVNDRNIRGALILAGTYVATSRHVRFTIKLMDAGSNDVLAMSSLSLPVDPEAMELMDDGSGSPDLSVAPSVRTTFNPGSWTLR
- the selD gene encoding selenide, water dikinase SelD; translated protein: MTASKRLTQTASAAGUAAKIPPGDLEVVLAGLHVPADPRVLAGTAGNEDAVVLTFPPGKALVQTVDFFTPIVDDPWRFGQIAAANALSDVYAMGGEPWSAMNIVCFPAKEMDLAVLQAMLQGGLEKVLEAGAVLAGGHSVEDREIKFGLAVSGVVEPGRIARNAGLKPGDVLVLTKPLGTGVLATAVKADWEDKDRLEDLLYRWAGRLNAAGGEVIRALGLAAATDVTGFGLGGHLLEMARASGVSITLSLQDIPFIEEAVELAGMGLLPEGSHANRRFCASAVAVAAGLDPVRSDLVFDAQTSGGLVLGVPGPLVKQAVRMLEDRGELAAIIGEAGDVSPSGDGPLLRLV
- the ispG gene encoding flavodoxin-dependent (E)-4-hydroxy-3-methylbut-2-enyl-diphosphate synthase, giving the protein MQLPVNSSFRPPRRPTRQLQLGGVRIGGTAPVVVQSMTNTDTRNVAATVAQIQALAAAGCSLVRLAVLDEAAAAALADIRSQSPVPLIADIHFDHRLAIRALESGLEGLRINPGNIGGRDKVDRVVDAAKAHGAVIRVGVNSGSVEKELLARHGGPSPAAMVESALGHVRMLEERGFYETKISLKSSSVQHTIEAYMLLAGQCDYPLHIGVTEAGTLVRGSVKSSVGLGVLLWHGIGDTLRVSLTHDPVAEPGVAWEILRALGLGARGPELVSCPTCGRTEIELIALAEAVEARLREVEAPITVAVMGCVVNGPGEAREADIGLAGGRDKGVIFRKGKVVRAVRGGDNLLPAFLEELDALLEERQRTL
- the dxs gene encoding 1-deoxy-D-xylulose-5-phosphate synthase, which produces MKPLLPAITKPADLAPLDLSALTALAAELRQVIIDTVSRNGGHLAPSLGVVELSIALCKVFDFSKDKLIWDVGHQAYAYKLLTGRLKEFKTLRTMGGLSGFPKPCESPYDHFAVGHSSTSISAGLGMAMARDLAGRNNKVVAVIGDGSMTAGLAFEGLNQAGHMDRDLIVILNDNEMSISPNVGALSAFLSRKMSSRFMQQFKKSTEQILRQMMPDFSQDIVEYLRRSESSFRSFVTPGMLFEALHFEYLGPIDGHDLAAMVDVLEQVKELEGPILVHVLTKKGKGYVPAEQNPTYFHGVGCFEPETGEALKHGGCLLPTYTEVFGDTLCRLARRNSSIVAITAAMPEGTGLACFAKQYPDRFVDVGICEQHAVTFAAGLATQGYRPVVAIYSTFLQRSYDQVVHDVCLQNLPVLFCLDRGGLVGEDGPTHHGAFDLAYLRHIPNLVLMAPKDEPELQRMLATALELSGPAAIRYPRGVGPGAPVFDDSRPIPPIPLGQGEFLRDGDDCADCCIIALGSRVYPALEAAQLLAQEGIGCAVLNPRFVKPLPEAMLVEAAARWPRLLIVEEGTRLGGFSSAVLECLADRGVLCRAGSPRIKRLGLPDRFVEHGPQKALRQHLGLDKAGIAAAVRALVQDADEPPAAS
- the xseA gene encoding exodeoxyribonuclease VII large subunit yields the protein MKVFSVRELTTSLTVLLEREFPFCWVRGQVTNLSRPSSGHVYFSLKDEEAALSVVWFKHAQRRNEGGVDPLTGEWKEASGQDLARILEAGMEVICGGGLTIYGPRGQYQLVAEFVEDVGLGRLHLEFEALKRRFAGLGWFAQERKRTLPTDPARVAVITSPSGAALQDFLRLAQTRGTGAHLRVHPVLVQGDQAAGQIAQAIKDANADGWAQVVVLIRGGGSLEDLWAFNTEAVAEAVFQSAVPVLAGIGHEVDTTLADMIADVRAATPSHAAQLLWPERRDLAQGVDLLDVALQRAMARMLDHAAREFGALEKQLSLLSPVQRLRSREQDLEALAARLEPAVLRRLEAAGLAVNTGAERLGRAGEGVFTRQEQTLVRLEQALGHLDPHAPLARGYSLATVGRTGRFLRSIGDVQPGDALTVLVADGTVQAIVETVDPVKSAESAQGASS
- the xseB gene encoding exodeoxyribonuclease VII small subunit encodes the protein MTQATPRDTFEARATRLKEVVAALEKPDVPLEEAVALYKEGLTLARDCRQRLEQARHEVELLTREGQPEAAQ
- a CDS encoding FlgO family outer membrane protein, encoding MRAYTNLRLLMLIPLLWLLLGLAAALAQPGMSRDRNCPPGSDRPDCRSPRLAEGSADEHNTFPLTFSADGSTMTGGASGKPEMQDPRTWQPDPGAVVTLGSYQPTMVNGVEVPMQPVQDVHTGMYLPDGQGGYLWVGEPNAIPTPNPNNEAAIEIRLKVKELADQLLGGGMAFGQVVMPSSFVHQDRYDVSSSFGRYAAEQLIHEFTRRGVRVREYHLQKGIDMRPGQGDFAMNRRGPNASVANRHVAVLTGTYYWDKENVFVNARLVRGGDGEVLATGSLVFAQTLVSKKMLATTGMMLGETYVGVRDFDLMTKGPGLTDIDRGFDIK